A stretch of Bradyrhizobium sp. AZCC 2262 DNA encodes these proteins:
- a CDS encoding FAD binding domain-containing protein translates to MPAADERLHVATSLSDALAALADRGHSGAPLAGATWIMRAPLREERQDWSQDRSYVAISKIEELRHVDILDSEISIGSCVTHAELALCLAALPDCRALAQAAARSANPAIRGVATVGGNLCASGFAAADLIPALICLEAEIELAAQNGAERVSMARFLELRTNLGPERIVRRVLVPRRAGRRSAHLRLPLRKAGDYPVAIVSIAAALGREGLVASARVAVGSVEPAARRWRRLEADLIGRPLDSGWAAGQAESYSEDFQGRDAVEAPGWYRVKVLPNLVRRAVDAIREQH, encoded by the coding sequence ATGCCCGCCGCGGATGAGCGCCTCCACGTCGCAACGTCGCTGAGCGATGCCCTGGCGGCGCTCGCCGACCGCGGGCATTCGGGCGCTCCGCTCGCTGGAGCAACCTGGATCATGCGGGCGCCTCTCAGGGAGGAACGGCAAGATTGGTCCCAGGACCGGTCCTATGTCGCGATTTCGAAGATCGAGGAATTGCGCCACGTCGACATTCTCGATTCCGAGATCAGTATCGGATCTTGCGTCACGCACGCCGAACTGGCGCTTTGCCTTGCGGCCTTGCCCGATTGCCGGGCGCTGGCGCAAGCCGCCGCGCGATCGGCGAATCCGGCGATCCGCGGCGTCGCCACGGTGGGGGGAAATCTTTGCGCCTCTGGTTTCGCAGCAGCCGATCTCATCCCTGCCCTGATATGCCTGGAGGCCGAGATCGAGCTTGCAGCACAGAACGGCGCCGAACGGGTGTCGATGGCGCGCTTTCTCGAGCTTCGAACCAACCTCGGCCCTGAGCGCATCGTCCGTCGCGTGCTGGTTCCGCGGCGCGCCGGCCGTCGCTCGGCTCACTTGCGGCTGCCTTTGCGCAAGGCCGGTGATTATCCCGTGGCCATTGTCAGTATCGCTGCGGCATTGGGCCGGGAAGGTCTTGTCGCCAGCGCCAGGGTGGCGGTGGGTTCAGTTGAGCCCGCCGCCCGCCGATGGAGGCGGCTCGAAGCCGATTTGATTGGCCGCCCCCTCGATTCTGGATGGGCCGCCGGCCAGGCCGAGAGCTATAGCGAAGATTTTCAAGGCCGCGATGCCGTCGAGGCTCCCGGCTGGTATCGCGTGAAAGTGCTTCCCAATCTCGTGCGCCGGGCCGTCGATGCAATCCGGGAGCAACATTGA
- a CDS encoding 5-oxoprolinase subunit PxpA codes for MVKVTINCDMGEAFGIYSFGDDEACMPFITHANVACGFHASDAVVMRETVRAAKRHGVAIGAHPGLPDREGFGRREMKLSRDEVSALVLYQTGALQAFAAAEGITLAHIKPHGALFGMAQRDEAIAEGIADAALATGLPVIAYSDCAMSEVFTRRGIAFSCEFYADLDYDDDGRQIIAKQHRAVSAAEVAAKVKRAVDEGLTRSINGKDVAVVAQSICVHSDTPNAVEVAKAVHQALARQLIATDQVPAAPTRK; via the coding sequence ATGGTCAAGGTCACGATCAACTGCGATATGGGCGAAGCGTTCGGCATCTACAGCTTCGGCGATGATGAGGCCTGTATGCCGTTCATCACTCACGCCAACGTCGCCTGTGGCTTTCATGCCTCGGACGCGGTGGTTATGCGCGAGACCGTTCGTGCGGCCAAGCGCCACGGCGTCGCTATCGGCGCTCACCCCGGCCTGCCGGATCGCGAAGGGTTCGGCCGCCGCGAAATGAAGCTGAGCCGCGATGAAGTGTCGGCACTCGTGCTCTATCAAACCGGCGCGCTGCAGGCTTTTGCCGCGGCGGAGGGCATCACCCTCGCTCATATCAAACCGCATGGCGCACTGTTCGGCATGGCCCAGCGCGACGAAGCCATCGCGGAAGGCATCGCCGACGCCGCGCTCGCCACCGGACTGCCGGTGATCGCCTATTCCGACTGCGCGATGTCGGAGGTGTTCACTCGGCGCGGAATCGCGTTCTCGTGCGAATTTTATGCGGACCTAGACTATGACGATGATGGTCGCCAGATCATCGCCAAGCAGCACCGCGCGGTCTCTGCCGCTGAAGTCGCCGCGAAAGTGAAGCGGGCGGTGGACGAAGGATTGACGCGTTCGATCAATGGCAAGGACGTTGCGGTCGTCGCCCAATCGATCTGCGTACACAGCGACACGCCGAACGCCGTCGAGGTCGCAAAAGCCGTCCACCAGGCGCTGGCGCGCCAGCTCATCGCGACCGACCAGGTTCCCGCCGCCCCTACCCGGAAGTGA
- a CDS encoding (2Fe-2S)-binding protein → MRLSLEINGEDRFSLSDPLTPLVDVLRDEFFLTGAKVVCREGFCGACTVLLDGQPAVSCLVPVGLAAGCKITTVESLARDGVLSPLQRVMEEYDAVQCGMCFPGMLMTLTGFLARARNPSREDIKEALVGNVCRCTGYERIVDAALAAAQATVVEG, encoded by the coding sequence ATGCGTTTGTCGCTCGAGATCAATGGCGAAGATCGATTCTCGCTCAGCGATCCGTTGACGCCGCTCGTCGACGTCCTGCGCGATGAATTCTTTCTTACCGGAGCAAAAGTCGTGTGCCGCGAAGGCTTTTGCGGGGCCTGCACCGTCCTGCTTGACGGACAGCCTGCCGTATCGTGCCTCGTGCCGGTGGGGCTGGCGGCGGGTTGCAAAATCACGACGGTCGAATCCCTGGCGCGCGATGGCGTCTTGTCGCCGTTGCAGCGCGTGATGGAGGAATACGACGCCGTGCAATGCGGCATGTGCTTTCCCGGCATGCTGATGACGCTGACCGGCTTCTTGGCGCGAGCCAGAAATCCGAGTCGCGAGGACATCAAGGAGGCGCTGGTTGGAAATGTCTGCCGCTGCACCGGCTATGAACGCATCGTCGACGCCGCGCTGGCGGCGGCGCAAGCCACCGTCGTCGAAGGATAA
- a CDS encoding ABC transporter permease — MMVKSTDHGGAAPNVALDKFYRLYAAIGFLPIMLVGLIVLFAIFVPHFLVLPNVLNVLRSSSYLVILAVGQMLVLMVGGFDLSVGAVVALTSVSSALVMASLKGQMTDQPALIILIGVLAGLGCGFLVGLVNGLCVAFLSVSPFMVSLGTASIATGSALLLTNGIPVYGMPVGYVDGFGRGLWFKLPSAVYLAIAIVAIVFVLQNFTRMGRYIVAIGGNLQAAIVSGVPTRFYLVATYALCSVFASISGLALTAQIGSGQAAINSQLTLESIAAAVIAGVSLKGGVGKVEMVALGALFLLILTNAMDLLTIDPRIQTIFLGVIVVLAVALDELSTRSTRRV; from the coding sequence ATGATGGTGAAAAGCACGGACCACGGCGGCGCGGCGCCGAATGTCGCGCTCGACAAGTTCTATCGTCTCTACGCCGCAATCGGCTTCCTGCCGATCATGCTGGTGGGGCTCATCGTGCTATTTGCGATCTTCGTGCCGCATTTCCTCGTCTTGCCGAATGTTCTGAATGTTCTGCGCAGTTCGTCCTATCTGGTGATCCTTGCCGTCGGCCAGATGCTGGTTCTCATGGTGGGCGGCTTCGACCTGTCGGTCGGCGCGGTCGTGGCTTTGACCAGCGTGTCGAGCGCGCTGGTCATGGCTAGCCTCAAGGGACAGATGACCGATCAGCCGGCCCTGATCATCCTCATCGGCGTGCTCGCAGGGCTTGGTTGTGGTTTTCTCGTCGGCCTGGTCAATGGCCTTTGCGTGGCTTTCCTGAGCGTTTCGCCTTTCATGGTGAGCCTCGGCACCGCCTCGATCGCAACCGGCTCGGCTTTGCTGCTGACCAACGGCATCCCGGTCTACGGCATGCCGGTCGGCTATGTCGACGGCTTCGGGCGCGGGCTCTGGTTCAAGCTGCCAAGCGCGGTTTATCTCGCGATCGCCATCGTCGCCATCGTCTTCGTCTTGCAGAATTTCACCCGCATGGGCCGCTACATCGTCGCGATAGGCGGCAATCTGCAGGCCGCCATCGTCTCGGGCGTTCCGACGCGATTCTATCTGGTGGCGACCTATGCACTTTGCTCGGTTTTCGCGTCGATCAGCGGTCTTGCGCTGACCGCACAGATTGGTTCGGGCCAGGCGGCGATCAATTCGCAGCTCACGCTCGAAAGCATTGCGGCAGCGGTGATCGCCGGGGTGAGCCTGAAAGGCGGCGTGGGCAAGGTCGAGATGGTCGCTCTCGGTGCCCTGTTCCTGCTCATTCTCACCAATGCGATGGACTTGCTCACGATCGACCCGCGTATTCAGACGATCTTTCTTGGCGTCATCGTCGTCCTCGCGGTTGCGCTCGACGAGCTTTCAACGCGGAGTACCAGGCGTGTCTGA
- a CDS encoding ABC transporter permease, giving the protein MSEVDVAPRARETAAGSLWRSLLALLLPILIVAMELGVYFIEPRVLSVGNLRNILIQSSYLVLFASAQMVVILTRGFDLSLGASVSAISVASALVMTGLDAGNAAPWIVVAAGLATGLGFGCLVGLFNGGFISWLGINPFVVTLGSLNICLGLATTISGGRPVFDVPDPFSLLLYNGTLIPGVPVPVMLAVAVCVLLHFLLDHTVFGRALYLIGNNPRAARLAGLPSRRYLLLAYILGALLAAFGALMLTARTGSGEPNLGGSLMLESIAAAVIGGVSLQGGVGGVIPVILGSLFITMMSNAMNLLRIDGYIQQILLGVVIIAAIFLDRIRSTRA; this is encoded by the coding sequence GTGTCTGAGGTCGACGTCGCGCCGCGCGCGCGAGAAACGGCAGCGGGGAGTCTGTGGCGAAGCCTGCTGGCGCTTCTGCTGCCTATCCTGATCGTGGCGATGGAGCTTGGCGTCTATTTCATCGAGCCCCGCGTCCTGTCGGTCGGCAATTTGCGCAACATCCTCATTCAGTCGAGTTATCTGGTGCTGTTTGCCTCGGCACAGATGGTGGTGATCCTGACCCGCGGTTTCGATCTGTCGCTCGGCGCCAGCGTCTCGGCGATCAGTGTCGCGAGCGCGCTGGTCATGACCGGCCTCGACGCTGGGAACGCCGCGCCCTGGATCGTCGTGGCGGCCGGACTTGCTACCGGACTCGGGTTCGGCTGTCTCGTCGGGCTGTTCAACGGCGGATTCATATCCTGGCTCGGCATCAATCCCTTCGTGGTGACCTTGGGCAGCCTCAACATCTGTCTTGGCCTCGCCACGACGATTTCGGGCGGCCGGCCGGTGTTCGACGTCCCCGACCCTTTCAGTTTGCTGCTCTACAACGGCACGCTCATCCCCGGCGTTCCCGTCCCGGTCATGCTGGCGGTGGCGGTTTGCGTACTGCTGCATTTCCTTCTCGATCACACCGTGTTCGGCAGAGCCCTCTATTTGATCGGCAATAATCCGCGCGCGGCGCGCCTGGCCGGCCTTCCGAGCCGGCGATATCTGCTGCTCGCCTACATTCTCGGCGCCCTGCTCGCGGCTTTCGGCGCGCTCATGCTGACAGCGCGCACGGGTTCCGGCGAGCCCAACCTCGGCGGCAGCTTGATGCTGGAGAGCATCGCGGCGGCGGTGATCGGCGGGGTGAGCCTGCAAGGCGGCGTCGGCGGCGTCATCCCGGTCATTCTGGGTTCGCTGTTCATCACCATGATGTCGAACGCGATGAACTTGCTGCGGATCGACGGCTATATCCAGCAAATTCTTCTTGGCGTCGTCATCATCGCAGCGATCTTTCTCGATCGCATTCGCTCAACGCGGGCGTGA